The Natronoglycomyces albus genome has a segment encoding these proteins:
- a CDS encoding metallophosphoesterase family protein codes for MATSFEDKPQRSLRSSRLRGFRRKSYRRLLATRRWRGWRPVGLAVALVTVSLVAVVLGLVLGAQTKAEVGPFETAMSVQPTNSGHTLIELPPLGNVILDSHDGPLQLQLRLESVHADTAQHMVDDPNYLVLMSNSIADDVAASLVRVAVSALASTTLAGLIIGSLVFRTMRRTAICGGMSFVLTLAAIGAAGLTVRTESISEPRYEGLLTHAPTVIGSAQTIADDYEQYALQLGQFVGNISEFYAIATDPQVFPADEDTIRVLHVSDLHLNPAAWDFVESLSNQFSVDLVADTGDTTDWGSPREASLYAEGVDQIDVPYVWVKGNHDSAHTVSAMSSYDHVIVLDGDVVEVEGLTIAGVADPRFTPDKTDQPSSEYAERMLLDSGERLKQAIQNHGGADVAMVHDPFMAQPVVGEVPIVLSGHKHRRVIEYMGMGTIGMTEGSTGAAGLRALDLSSPMKMQASVLYFDVETGALKAYDNISVGAIGESDISLQRNVIPEGDRISKDDLDDWSEPDVAPEHVREPEEEDY; via the coding sequence GTGGCTACTAGCTTCGAGGACAAACCCCAACGCTCTTTGCGAAGCAGTCGGCTACGAGGTTTTCGCCGTAAGAGCTATCGCCGGCTGCTGGCGACGCGACGTTGGCGTGGCTGGCGTCCGGTCGGCCTGGCTGTCGCTTTGGTGACGGTGTCGCTCGTCGCGGTTGTTCTTGGCCTGGTCCTCGGGGCTCAGACGAAGGCAGAGGTCGGCCCTTTTGAAACCGCTATGTCTGTGCAGCCGACGAACAGCGGACACACTCTCATCGAACTTCCGCCGCTGGGCAATGTCATCCTCGACAGCCACGACGGCCCTCTCCAACTGCAACTGCGGCTGGAGTCGGTGCACGCCGACACCGCGCAGCACATGGTGGACGACCCGAACTATTTGGTGTTGATGTCGAATAGCATCGCCGATGACGTAGCGGCGTCACTAGTACGAGTGGCGGTCTCCGCGCTCGCGTCGACGACGTTGGCGGGCCTCATCATTGGGTCGTTGGTGTTTCGCACCATGCGACGCACCGCGATCTGCGGCGGCATGTCGTTTGTTTTGACGCTTGCTGCGATTGGGGCCGCTGGACTCACCGTGCGAACCGAGTCAATCTCCGAGCCACGGTATGAGGGGCTGCTGACCCACGCGCCCACCGTCATCGGTAGCGCCCAGACTATCGCCGACGACTATGAGCAGTACGCGCTACAACTGGGCCAGTTTGTCGGCAACATCTCAGAGTTCTACGCCATCGCCACCGACCCGCAGGTCTTCCCCGCTGACGAGGACACCATCCGGGTGCTGCATGTGTCTGACCTTCACCTCAACCCGGCCGCATGGGACTTCGTGGAGTCGCTGTCGAACCAATTCTCCGTGGATTTGGTGGCCGACACTGGCGATACGACCGACTGGGGCTCACCGCGAGAGGCCAGCCTGTACGCCGAAGGCGTCGACCAGATCGACGTGCCATACGTTTGGGTCAAGGGCAACCATGACTCCGCCCACACCGTGTCCGCTATGAGCTCCTATGATCACGTCATCGTGCTCGACGGTGACGTGGTCGAGGTCGAGGGCCTCACCATCGCCGGGGTGGCCGACCCACGGTTCACACCCGACAAGACCGACCAGCCTTCTTCCGAATACGCCGAGCGGATGCTGTTGGATTCGGGTGAACGGCTAAAGCAGGCGATCCAGAACCACGGCGGGGCCGATGTTGCCATGGTGCACGATCCCTTCATGGCACAGCCTGTCGTCGGCGAGGTTCCGATTGTGCTTTCGGGGCATAAGCACCGCCGTGTCATCGAGTACATGGGCATGGGGACGATCGGCATGACCGAGGGCTCGACCGGCGCGGCCGGGCTGCGCGCGCTTGATCTCTCCTCCCCGATGAAGATGCAGGCATCCGTGCTGTACTTCGACGTGGAGACCGGCGCGTTGAAGGCCTACGACAACATCTCCGTGGGCGCCATTGGTGAGTCCGATATCTCGCTGCAACGCAACGTCATCCCCGAGGGGGACCGGATCTCCAAGGATGACCTAGACGACTGGTCAGAGCCGGATGTGGCTCCTGAGCACGTACGTGAGCCCGAGGAAGAGGACTACTAG
- a CDS encoding 2-hydroxyacid dehydrogenase produces the protein MKVWIPQDKARAYLGSLPDDIVIETYDGKEYPSDPAAVDFLVPPFLKDAPEDPLRDFTNLKVVQLLSAGAEVWVPKVGPNITLCNGKGVHTASTAEWTLGAILASLRKFDIFARAQGRAEWAPERATLLQGQRVLIVGAGDIGEAIARRLEPFEVELVRVARRSRHGVHAVGELPQLLPEADIVVIILPLTDATRGMVDAQFLNHMKENALLVNAGRGPIVDTDALTAEVSTGRLRCALDVTDPEPLPSDHPLWKQEGALITPHVGGAVSGFPQRAFALVGDQIRRFHAGEELHNIVQDGY, from the coding sequence GTGAAAGTGTGGATTCCGCAAGACAAGGCACGTGCCTACCTAGGCTCGCTACCCGACGACATCGTTATCGAAACCTACGACGGCAAGGAATACCCCTCCGACCCCGCCGCAGTGGACTTCCTAGTGCCACCGTTCCTCAAAGACGCGCCCGAGGACCCGTTGCGCGACTTCACCAACCTAAAAGTAGTGCAACTACTCTCCGCCGGAGCCGAAGTATGGGTGCCCAAAGTCGGCCCCAACATCACGCTATGCAACGGAAAGGGCGTGCACACCGCCAGTACCGCCGAATGGACACTCGGCGCGATACTCGCCTCGCTGCGCAAATTCGACATCTTCGCCCGTGCTCAGGGCCGCGCCGAATGGGCCCCCGAACGAGCAACCCTGCTCCAAGGCCAACGCGTCCTAATCGTGGGCGCCGGCGACATCGGTGAGGCCATCGCCCGCCGACTCGAACCCTTCGAAGTCGAGCTAGTGCGAGTGGCCCGCCGCTCCCGGCACGGCGTCCACGCCGTGGGTGAACTGCCTCAACTACTACCCGAAGCAGACATCGTGGTCATCATCCTGCCGCTGACCGACGCCACCCGTGGCATGGTCGACGCGCAGTTTCTCAACCACATGAAAGAAAACGCGCTGCTGGTCAACGCAGGCCGTGGCCCCATCGTCGACACCGACGCGCTCACCGCCGAAGTCTCCACCGGACGACTACGCTGCGCGCTCGACGTCACCGACCCCGAACCATTGCCCAGCGACCACCCGCTGTGGAAACAAGAAGGCGCGCTCATCACCCCGCACGTGGGCGGGGCCGTCAGCGGCTTCCCACAACGCGCCTTTGCCCTCGTTGGCGACCAAATCCGGCGCTTCCACGCCGGGGAAGAACTGCACAACATCGTCCAGGACGGTTACTAA
- a CDS encoding PQQ-dependent sugar dehydrogenase translates to MRHRLPRICVGLAATFVLAACSFGDPPEPEQGQPPLLPTPSPGQPQGDPVTMMAVMADNLEVPWGLGFLPDGTALVTERDSGALLHILDEGEVEQLAEIDVDDAGEGGLMGLAVSPEFADDDTVFIYYTTPDDNRIASLDLSDDDPEPEPIVTGIPSGATHNGGQLAFGPDGNLWAATGDAGVPEWSQDEDNLAGKILRFDTSGDPVEDNPFDDSIVYSLGHRNVQGLAWGGDEELYAVEFGGDIADEVNLIEPGSNYGWPLYEGMGGGDEYVDPIITWEPFEASCSAAAFAEETLIVACLRGQRLWTLDVSAPGEFSGDPSPLLVGEFGRLRAVAVDAEGTIWVTTSNRDGRCLTNRGCHTDEDDDRVLRFSTTHTAEGRT, encoded by the coding sequence ATGCGCCATCGGCTTCCTCGAATCTGCGTCGGACTCGCCGCGACCTTCGTCCTGGCTGCCTGTTCTTTCGGAGATCCTCCGGAGCCCGAGCAGGGTCAGCCTCCCCTACTGCCGACCCCTTCGCCCGGGCAGCCTCAGGGTGACCCTGTGACGATGATGGCTGTCATGGCCGACAATTTGGAGGTGCCGTGGGGGTTGGGCTTCCTGCCCGATGGGACCGCGTTGGTCACTGAACGTGATTCGGGTGCGCTCTTGCACATCTTGGATGAGGGCGAAGTCGAGCAGCTAGCTGAGATCGACGTTGACGATGCTGGGGAGGGTGGCCTCATGGGTTTGGCCGTGTCCCCTGAGTTTGCCGACGACGACACGGTCTTTATTTATTACACGACGCCGGATGACAATCGGATTGCCAGCCTGGATCTCAGCGACGACGACCCGGAGCCCGAACCGATCGTGACCGGGATTCCCTCTGGCGCGACCCACAACGGCGGGCAGCTGGCCTTCGGACCGGACGGGAACCTTTGGGCGGCAACTGGAGACGCCGGTGTCCCCGAGTGGTCGCAGGATGAGGACAATCTGGCTGGGAAGATTTTGCGTTTTGACACCTCCGGCGATCCGGTTGAGGACAATCCGTTTGACGACTCGATCGTGTATTCGCTGGGGCATCGTAATGTGCAGGGGCTCGCTTGGGGCGGCGATGAGGAGTTGTATGCGGTGGAGTTCGGCGGCGACATTGCCGATGAGGTCAACCTGATCGAACCGGGTTCCAACTATGGCTGGCCGCTGTATGAGGGTATGGGTGGCGGCGACGAATATGTCGATCCGATCATCACCTGGGAACCATTTGAGGCTTCATGTTCGGCGGCGGCCTTCGCTGAGGAAACTCTCATTGTCGCTTGTTTGCGTGGGCAGCGCCTGTGGACGCTTGATGTCTCCGCCCCCGGCGAATTCTCAGGTGACCCTTCACCGCTGCTGGTGGGTGAATTCGGTCGGCTGCGTGCGGTGGCGGTCGATGCGGAAGGGACCATTTGGGTGACCACTTCCAACCGGGACGGCCGCTGCCTGACCAACCGTGGTTGCCACACGGATGAGGATGACGATAGGGTTTTGCGATTCAGCACCACTCACACGGCGGAAGGCAGGACATAG
- a CDS encoding PH domain-containing protein, with protein sequence MRREQALYRFFSQVQPGGTPRLERWTASVHSCQRRRCLMCHYRGMTVVDTPTPRKMRLRRSGAVAVTAMLALVIASPLGMSLIIEQPINAVLAPIAGVAVLLTPVGVWVWAWRSGVDVTAEGIAVKGVFSRREIPWQRVMGFTTVDGKLFLLLDDSSRVNVAPMREEHLPQVLGVGRQDVVFDEEMDADESAQAADEARDDSSADGSGR encoded by the coding sequence GTCGCGAACAGGCGTTATATCGTTTTTTCTCCCAGGTCCAGCCGGGAGGCACTCCGAGGCTAGAGAGGTGGACTGCATCTGTTCACTCCTGCCAGCGCCGCAGGTGCTTGATGTGTCACTATCGAGGCATGACGGTCGTTGATACTCCCACTCCGAGAAAGATGCGCCTGCGTCGCAGCGGCGCGGTCGCGGTGACGGCGATGCTGGCGTTGGTGATTGCGTCTCCGCTGGGTATGAGTCTGATCATTGAGCAGCCGATCAATGCGGTGTTGGCTCCCATTGCTGGGGTGGCGGTGCTGTTGACGCCGGTTGGCGTGTGGGTGTGGGCTTGGCGGTCGGGTGTGGATGTCACTGCGGAGGGAATCGCGGTGAAGGGCGTTTTCTCGCGCCGGGAGATTCCTTGGCAGCGGGTGATGGGTTTCACGACTGTGGACGGCAAGCTGTTCTTGCTGCTGGACGATTCGTCCCGTGTAAATGTGGCGCCGATGCGTGAGGAGCATTTGCCGCAGGTGTTGGGGGTGGGTAGGCAGGATGTCGTGTTCGATGAGGAGATGGACGCGGATGAGTCTGCCCAAGCCGCCGATGAGGCGCGTGACGATTCAAGTGCGGATGGCTCTGGCCGCTAG